Below is a genomic region from Mesorhizobium sp. NZP2298.
GCATCGGCGAGCACAGTGCCGCAATCCGCACGGAGTTCGGCCTGTGACCACGCTCAAAGGCATGACCTGGAGCCATCCGCGCGGCTACGATCCGATGGTCGCCTGCTCGTCGCTCTGGCAGCAGAAAACCGGCGTCGCCATCGCATGGGACAAGCGTTCGCTGCAGGATTTCGAATCCTTCCCGGTCGAGGAGTTGGCGCGCGCCTATGACCTGATTGTTATCGACCATCCGCATGTCGGCCAGATCACGGCGGAAAGCTGCCTCGCGCCGCTGGATGTCGCCGGCCGCGAAGCGGAGCGCACCGCGCTCGCTTCGGGCAGCGTCGGCCAATCCTATCCGAGCTATAGCTGGCAAGGGCAGCAATGGGCCTTCCCGATCGATGCCGCCAGCCAGGTCCAGGCCTGGCGGCCGGATGCGCTCGATGCGCCACCGGCCCGCTGGAGCGAGGTGCTCGATCTCGCCCGGCACGGCCGCGTGCTTTTGCCGTGGCGGCCACCGCATGTGCTGATGGTTTTCTACACGCTGGCCGGCAATCTCGGACACGCTTGCGCCACCGATCCTTCCGGTGATCTCATCGATATCGAGGCGGGCAGCCAAGTCTTCGAAGCGATGCGCGAGATCGCCGCGCTGGTCGAGCCGGCCTGTTTCGAGATGGATCCGATCGCTGTTTCGGAACGGATGGCGGAGGCCGGTTCCCGGATCGTCTGCGCGCCGCTGATCTATGGCTACGTCTCCTATGCGATATCAGGGTTTCGCGCGCACCGGTTGGCCTTCACCGACATTCCGGCCGTCGGCTCCAACGGCCCAATCGGCTCCGCGCTTGGCGGCACCGGCATAGCGGTGTCGGCCCTTTCCAAAGCAAGAGATGCCGCGATCGATTTTGCCTACTGGGTCGCCAGCGGCGATGTCCAGCGCGGCCCGTATGCCGCCGCCGGCGGACAGCCCGGCCACGCAGCAGCCTGGGAAGACCAGAGCGTCAACGCCGCGACCGGCAATTTCTATCGCGACACGCGCGCCACGCTGGAAGGCGCATGGGTGCGGCCGCGCCATGACGGCTACATGGCGTTCCAGCAGG
It encodes:
- a CDS encoding extracellular solute-binding protein; this translates as MTWSHPRGYDPMVACSSLWQQKTGVAIAWDKRSLQDFESFPVEELARAYDLIVIDHPHVGQITAESCLAPLDVAGREAERTALASGSVGQSYPSYSWQGQQWAFPIDAASQVQAWRPDALDAPPARWSEVLDLARHGRVLLPWRPPHVLMVFYTLAGNLGHACATDPSGDLIDIEAGSQVFEAMREIAALVEPACFEMDPIAVSERMAEAGSRIVCAPLIYGYVSYAISGFRAHRLAFTDIPAVGSNGPIGSALGGTGIAVSALSKARDAAIDFAYWVASGDVQRGPYAAAGGQPGHAAAWEDQSVNAATGNFYRDTRATLEGAWVRPRHDGYMAFQQAASDRILSGMTSGHKAAQVVADLNRLFRESAPAQVSGVAGGGA